A DNA window from Myxocyprinus asiaticus isolate MX2 ecotype Aquarium Trade chromosome 15, UBuf_Myxa_2, whole genome shotgun sequence contains the following coding sequences:
- the hmgn2 gene encoding non-histone chromosomal protein HMG-17 yields MPKRKADGDKAAKGKEEPTRRSARLSAKPAPPKPEPKPKKAAPKKVAKGKKGSNPAENGDAKADQAQKVEAAGDAK; encoded by the exons GCTGATGGTGACAAAGCCGCCAAAGGCAAGGAGGAG ccCACAAGACGCTCAGCAAGATTGTCTGCT AAGCCAGCTCCCCCTAAACCAGAACCAAAACCCAAAAAAGCTGCCCCTAAG AAGGTCGCCAAGGGGAAGAAGGGCAGCAACCCTGCTGAAAATGGAGATGCCAAGGCAGACCAG GCACAGAAGGTTGAAGCTGCTGGTGATGCCAAATGA